From the Candidatus Binatia bacterium genome, one window contains:
- a CDS encoding tyrosine recombinase: MDLDQLIDRHLTRLRAEVGVSPHTHKAYADDLARFAKFAQDEFSISTAEAVGRELVLCFQAAEADRGIGARTQARRLSALRGLFRFATSEGVVDESPLADLKQPRQRRRLPSTLSEKDVERLLDATDRTKTPLRDRALLEILYGSGLRVTEALGLTMDRVHMSDSALRVVGKGDRERVVPLGRPSKRALERYVESERPRLQRAGPRQEVFLSPRGNKLSRQAIFALVRRLAEAAGLESAPSPHGLRHAFATHLVERGADLRAVQSLLGHASISTTEVYTHVSRAHLRDVHGKHHPRERGWSGPAGRKRT, encoded by the coding sequence GTGGACCTCGACCAGCTGATCGACCGCCACCTTACGCGTCTCCGAGCGGAGGTCGGCGTGTCGCCGCATACGCACAAGGCCTACGCGGATGATCTCGCAAGATTCGCGAAGTTCGCACAGGACGAATTCTCGATCAGTACCGCAGAGGCGGTCGGCCGGGAGCTGGTTCTCTGCTTTCAGGCGGCCGAGGCGGATCGTGGGATCGGCGCCCGCACCCAGGCCCGGCGGTTGTCGGCCCTGCGCGGCCTTTTTCGGTTTGCCACCAGCGAGGGTGTGGTCGACGAGAGCCCTCTGGCGGATTTGAAGCAGCCGCGGCAGCGACGGCGCCTGCCGTCGACGTTGAGCGAGAAGGACGTCGAGCGCCTTCTCGACGCGACCGACCGGACCAAGACCCCGCTGCGGGATCGCGCCCTTCTGGAGATCCTGTACGGGAGCGGGTTGAGGGTGACGGAGGCTCTCGGGCTCACGATGGACCGCGTTCACATGAGCGATTCCGCGTTGCGGGTGGTCGGAAAGGGCGACCGGGAGCGGGTGGTGCCGCTCGGGCGACCTTCGAAGCGCGCTCTCGAGCGGTACGTGGAATCCGAGCGCCCTCGGTTGCAGCGGGCCGGGCCACGGCAGGAGGTGTTCCTCTCGCCACGCGGGAACAAGCTCTCGCGGCAGGCGATCTTCGCTCTGGTGCGAAGGCTCGCGGAGGCGGCGGGTCTGGAGAGCGCACCATCGCCCCATGGTCTGAGGCACGCCTTCGCCACGCATCTGGTGGAGCGCGGTGCGGACCTCCGGGCCGTGCAGTCTCTGCTCGGGCATGCGAGCATCTCGACGACCGAGGTCTACACGCACGTGAGTCGGGCGCATCTGCGAGATGTGCACGGGAAACATCATCCCCGTGAGCGTGGTTGGAGTGGGCCGGCGGGGAGGAAGAGGACGTGA